In the Bacillus sp. (in: firmicutes) genome, one interval contains:
- the menC gene encoding o-succinylbenzoate synthase yields the protein MQVRNVQLYVIEMPLKKPFETHLETVSKRESIIVELTDDEGRRGYGEVVAFSTPWYTEETVITCYHMLKDLLVPIVLNREWTHPNELTSLFSAIKGNRMAKAGIETAIWDLFAKSQQAPLFQVLGGNRTTIPAGVAIGTTDVNAMLRQIETYLDEGYQRIKLKIIPNQENEMLSKVRQYFPDAPIMIDANGAYSFHDDVDRLKALDDFGLLMIEQPFGNKHFIEHAKLQEQMKTPICLDESIASIEDVKLAIQLNSCRLINIKVGRVGGLAVAKAIHDYCLAEQVGVWCGGMLEFGVSRAHNIALSTLEGFQIPGDLSASRRYWEQDIIEPEVEIDHGKIYVPTTPGIGFEINKKRLKQVCTYNESFLAK from the coding sequence ATGCAGGTACGTAACGTACAACTATACGTCATTGAAATGCCTTTAAAAAAACCGTTCGAAACCCATTTAGAAACGGTATCCAAACGCGAAAGTATTATTGTTGAACTAACGGATGATGAGGGCCGGCGAGGATACGGTGAGGTGGTTGCTTTTTCGACCCCTTGGTATACCGAAGAAACGGTCATCACTTGTTATCATATGTTGAAGGATTTGCTAGTTCCGATCGTTTTAAATCGTGAGTGGACCCATCCAAATGAACTAACATCATTATTTTCGGCTATCAAAGGCAACCGGATGGCGAAAGCTGGCATCGAAACAGCGATATGGGACTTATTTGCCAAGTCACAACAAGCGCCGTTATTTCAAGTACTTGGTGGAAACCGTACCACCATTCCCGCAGGTGTCGCAATTGGAACGACTGATGTAAATGCTATGTTACGGCAAATAGAGACGTATTTGGACGAAGGTTATCAACGAATTAAGCTGAAAATTATTCCTAATCAGGAGAATGAAATGCTATCTAAAGTCCGACAGTACTTTCCGGATGCTCCAATAATGATTGACGCCAATGGTGCGTATTCGTTTCACGATGATGTTGACCGCTTAAAAGCGTTAGACGATTTTGGTTTATTAATGATCGAGCAACCGTTTGGGAACAAACATTTTATCGAACATGCAAAGCTACAAGAACAAATGAAGACGCCGATCTGTTTAGATGAAAGCATTGCTTCGATAGAAGATGTAAAGTTAGCAATTCAATTAAATAGTTGTCGTCTTATAAATATTAAGGTCGGACGAGTAGGTGGTCTAGCTGTGGCAAAAGCGATACATGACTACTGCTTAGCGGAACAAGTTGGTGTTTGGTGTGGTGGTATGCTGGAGTTTGGTGTATCCAGAGCTCATAACATTGCCTTGTCTACTTTGGAAGGTTTCCAAATCCCGGGGGATCTTTCGGCTTCTCGCAGGTATTGGGAGCAGGATATTATTGAACCGGAAGTAGAAATTGACCATGGGAAGATTTATGTTCCTACTACTCCTGGCATTGGGTTTGAAATCAATAAGAAACGTTTGAAGCAAGTATGCACTTATAATGAGTCGTTTTTAGCCAAATAA
- a CDS encoding DUF1540 domain-containing protein: MAKDVLCEVNNCTYWEQGNRCGADQIYVVSHRGKQAENSEETDCKTFKPTQ, from the coding sequence ATGGCAAAAGATGTACTTTGTGAAGTCAATAACTGTACGTATTGGGAACAAGGTAATCGCTGTGGTGCTGACCAAATTTATGTGGTAAGCCATCGCGGAAAACAAGCTGAAAATAGCGAAGAAACTGACTGTAAAACATTTAAACCTACTCAATAA
- a CDS encoding S-ribosylhomocysteine lyase, with protein sequence MPSVESFELDHCAVKAPYVRHCGVHKVGSDGVVNKYDIRFCQPNKQAMKPDAIHTLEHLLAFTIRKHAEKYDHFDIIDVSPMGCQTGYYLVVSGEPTVEEIIDLLEDTMKDALEITEVPAANEKQCGQAKLHDLEGAKRLMRYWLQHSKEELKQVFA encoded by the coding sequence ATGCCATCTGTTGAAAGTTTTGAGTTAGATCATTGTGCGGTAAAAGCCCCTTATGTTCGTCATTGTGGTGTTCATAAAGTTGGTTCTGATGGGGTCGTAAATAAATATGACATTCGTTTTTGCCAGCCAAACAAGCAAGCAATGAAGCCAGATGCTATTCATACATTAGAACATTTATTAGCGTTTACGATTCGTAAGCATGCCGAAAAATACGATCATTTTGACATTATTGACGTATCCCCAATGGGATGTCAAACAGGTTACTACTTAGTGGTAAGCGGTGAACCAACTGTTGAAGAAATCATTGACTTGTTAGAAGATACAATGAAAGATGCTCTTGAGATTACGGAAGTTCCTGCAGCGAATGAAAAACAATGTGGTCAAGCGAAACTTCACGATTTAGAAGGTGCAAAACGTTTAATGCGCTACTGGCTACAACATAGTAAAGAAGAATTAAAACAAGTATTTGCATAA
- a CDS encoding nitroreductase, with protein MDVLEAIKKRRSIGKVKPDPVDKQLINQVLEAATWAPNHHLTEPWKFFVLTGEGRRLLGRTLAEIAKETIADTNEQERQEKLKKIEEKAFRAPVIITVAAVPSYNPKVEYIEEIGAVIAAIQNMLLAAHALGLGAIWRTGKACYHPKMKKCFGLSDRDEVLGFIYIGYPDLPPRMGKRTSFEDKTIWIDSDQKV; from the coding sequence ATGGATGTTTTAGAAGCGATAAAAAAAAGAAGAAGTATTGGGAAGGTAAAGCCTGATCCCGTCGATAAACAATTGATCAATCAAGTGTTAGAGGCTGCTACTTGGGCTCCTAATCATCACCTAACAGAGCCTTGGAAGTTTTTTGTGTTAACAGGAGAAGGAAGGAGACTTCTTGGAAGAACGCTTGCGGAAATTGCAAAAGAAACAATAGCTGACACAAATGAGCAGGAGCGACAAGAAAAATTAAAGAAAATAGAGGAAAAGGCATTTCGGGCTCCGGTTATTATTACCGTTGCAGCCGTTCCGTCATATAATCCAAAAGTTGAGTATATCGAAGAAATTGGAGCAGTAATCGCAGCCATTCAAAATATGTTACTTGCTGCCCATGCGCTTGGACTAGGTGCCATCTGGAGAACGGGAAAAGCGTGCTATCATCCGAAAATGAAGAAGTGTTTTGGACTATCGGATAGAGACGAAGTTTTAGGATTTATTTATATCGGCTATCCCGATCTTCCACCAAGAATGGGTAAGAGAACTTCTTTCGAAGACAAGACGATATGGATTGATTCCGATCAAAAGGTGTAA
- a CDS encoding NAD(P)/FAD-dependent oxidoreductase — MYREKIFDVVIIGGGPAGLSAALVLGRSLRNVVLIDEGKPRNRVSHVSNGFLTRDGIHPIELRNIAHKELNKYETIKRIDNHVVDVTKNNGLFHTFTRDGHVFLSRKVIFSTGIKDHLPDIPGLQKVYGTSVFPCPYCDGWERRYEPLAVFGNGEFLLHFVKLIYHWSKDVIVFTNGPAKMNEERQELIQRNIRLIESPIVELQSHNGLLHHVVLATGEAIHRKGGFLMDTGGNQATMIPMKLGVPINEKGGYETKEHGKTNVDGLYIIGDAKNLFTGLICAAGEGYEAGVAINHELVEEDWNIGI; from the coding sequence ATGTATCGTGAAAAAATATTTGATGTGGTTATTATAGGAGGAGGACCTGCTGGGTTAAGTGCTGCACTCGTATTAGGTCGTTCCCTTCGAAATGTCGTATTAATTGATGAAGGTAAGCCAAGAAATAGGGTATCGCACGTATCAAATGGGTTTCTAACTAGAGACGGAATTCATCCTATAGAACTCAGAAATATAGCTCATAAAGAATTAAATAAATACGAAACCATAAAAAGAATTGATAATCATGTTGTAGATGTTACAAAAAACAATGGGTTGTTCCATACTTTTACCCGCGATGGTCACGTCTTTCTAAGTCGCAAAGTCATATTTTCTACAGGAATAAAAGATCACTTACCGGATATACCAGGATTACAGAAAGTGTATGGAACTTCAGTTTTCCCTTGTCCTTACTGTGATGGATGGGAACGACGATATGAGCCCTTGGCTGTGTTTGGAAATGGTGAATTTCTTCTCCATTTTGTTAAGCTCATTTATCATTGGAGTAAAGATGTAATCGTGTTTACGAATGGACCTGCTAAAATGAATGAAGAAAGGCAAGAATTAATTCAGCGTAACATTCGCCTCATTGAATCTCCCATCGTTGAACTTCAATCCCACAATGGTTTGTTACATCATGTCGTACTAGCTACTGGCGAAGCGATTCACCGAAAAGGTGGTTTTCTTATGGATACTGGTGGGAACCAAGCCACAATGATTCCAATGAAATTAGGAGTCCCCATCAATGAAAAGGGAGGATATGAAACAAAGGAACACGGTAAAACAAATGTCGATGGACTTTATATTATCGGAGATGCGAAAAATTTGTTTACAGGGTTAATTTGTGCAGCGGGTGAAGGGTACGAAGCAGGGGTAGCGATTAATCATGAGTTAGTAGAAGAGGATTGGAATATAGGGATATAA
- the ytzI gene encoding YtzI protein, with the protein MVFTVLVISIIIIFLVILLSALTTSKAYQYKHTVDPIDNNPHLENMRTTNDSK; encoded by the coding sequence ATGGTTTTTACTGTACTTGTGATTTCTATTATCATTATTTTCCTTGTGATTCTTTTAAGCGCCCTTACCACTTCGAAAGCATATCAATATAAGCATACGGTGGATCCGATTGATAACAATCCGCATCTTGAAAACATGCGTACAACTAACGATTCGAAATGA
- the yidD gene encoding membrane protein insertion efficiency factor YidD — protein MKSVLLKGIRFYQKFISPLKPPTCRFYPSCSHYGMEAIERFGAIRGGWLTIKRILKCHPFHPGGVDPVPQEWPNRKKHD, from the coding sequence TTGAAATCTGTCTTACTTAAAGGGATTCGGTTTTATCAAAAATTTATATCGCCACTAAAACCTCCTACATGCCGTTTTTATCCGTCTTGCTCCCATTATGGAATGGAGGCAATTGAACGATTTGGAGCGATAAGAGGAGGATGGTTAACGATCAAACGAATATTAAAATGCCATCCGTTTCATCCAGGTGGAGTGGACCCTGTTCCTCAAGAATGGCCAAATCGGAAAAAACATGATTGA
- a CDS encoding polyribonucleotide nucleotidyltransferase, whose protein sequence is MNLSSIMGKQVAELQHTLNLNLLKSQMATQTAQVTTMLEDLRETNQNVAPHPYKGKVVDIQA, encoded by the coding sequence ATGAATCTTTCTTCTATAATGGGAAAACAAGTCGCTGAACTGCAACATACGTTAAACTTGAATTTGTTGAAAAGTCAAATGGCGACTCAAACTGCGCAAGTCACCACGATGTTGGAAGATTTACGGGAAACAAATCAAAACGTTGCTCCCCATCCGTATAAAGGCAAAGTAGTGGATATACAAGCGTAA
- a CDS encoding DUF1836 domain-containing protein, whose amino-acid sequence MKIVDELYHLLGTEAQLNEEELDMLTFAVLDVYNRKDLLRLVGEMTDEELHYFIRLYLVESLKGKFTNKKKGAASQLHLH is encoded by the coding sequence GTGAAAATTGTAGATGAGTTGTATCATTTATTAGGAACAGAGGCACAATTGAATGAAGAGGAATTAGATATGTTAACGTTCGCGGTCTTAGATGTCTATAATCGCAAGGATTTATTACGGTTAGTGGGAGAAATGACAGATGAAGAATTGCATTACTTTATTCGTCTTTACTTAGTAGAGAGCTTAAAAGGGAAATTTACGAATAAAAAGAAAGGTGCAGCCTCACAGCTACACCTCCATTAA
- a CDS encoding phage holin family protein, producing the protein MNGFFAVAFASLASFGGYIIGGIDSLVLVLFGIVLLDYITGMIASFIEGTLSSKVGLKGIAMKIFIFAVVATAHFIDSLIWENNMLRDATIFFYILNEVISILENAGRAGLPIPTFLVNAVELLKQKVKSKNNSKK; encoded by the coding sequence ATAAATGGATTTTTTGCTGTCGCTTTCGCTTCTTTAGCATCTTTCGGAGGCTATATTATTGGGGGAATTGATTCGCTTGTTCTTGTTTTATTTGGTATTGTTCTTCTTGATTACATTACCGGAATGATTGCCTCTTTTATCGAAGGAACGTTGTCTAGTAAAGTAGGTTTAAAGGGCATTGCGATGAAAATTTTTATATTTGCCGTAGTGGCTACCGCTCATTTCATTGATTCACTGATTTGGGAAAACAATATGCTTCGTGATGCGACCATTTTTTTCTATATTCTTAATGAAGTCATCTCTATTTTGGAAAATGCGGGTCGTGCTGGTCTACCGATTCCAACATTTTTAGTAAATGCTGTCGAATTATTAAAACAGAAAGTCAAATCAAAAAATAATTCGAAAAAATAA
- a CDS encoding hydrolase produces MPEEKRTYYISIGHGEIMQTSTDSPWDFKIEATDQEITQLRELFDSNYSTDIQAFYRSHVPYIQYHYDKENDAYDKNLKRIYEMIYKLGDEEAKNHIESMGILSP; encoded by the coding sequence ATGCCTGAAGAAAAAAGAACATACTACATTTCCATCGGACACGGAGAAATTATGCAAACGTCAACGGATTCTCCATGGGATTTTAAAATTGAGGCGACAGATCAAGAAATTACGCAACTCCGGGAACTATTCGATTCCAACTACTCTACAGATATTCAAGCCTTTTATCGTTCGCATGTTCCATATATCCAATATCATTATGATAAAGAGAATGATGCCTATGATAAAAACTTGAAACGGATTTATGAAATGATTTATAAGTTGGGAGATGAAGAAGCGAAAAATCATATTGAATCCATGGGCATTTTATCCCCTTAG
- the ytkD gene encoding nucleoside triphosphatase YtkD: MKTFTDQIGQTVTLSFEKDPFQEEPTHVLVITMYKGQWLLTDHPIRGHEFPGGKVEENETVEEAAKREVFEETGGIVTDLTYVGQYKVQSESSSFVKAIFFANVTLLKEKRSYMETNGPVLVKGNLLSYIQQDHVSFIMKDDVLRSTLTYLKERNFI, from the coding sequence ATGAAGACGTTTACGGACCAAATCGGGCAAACCGTGACATTATCTTTTGAAAAAGACCCTTTCCAAGAAGAGCCTACCCACGTCTTGGTAATTACGATGTATAAAGGGCAATGGTTGTTAACCGACCATCCTATCCGTGGTCACGAATTCCCTGGGGGGAAAGTAGAAGAAAACGAAACAGTAGAAGAAGCGGCAAAAAGAGAAGTATTTGAAGAAACTGGGGGAATTGTTACCGATTTAACGTACGTCGGACAATATAAAGTGCAATCCGAGTCCTCCAGCTTTGTTAAAGCGATATTTTTCGCTAATGTCACTTTATTAAAAGAGAAAAGAAGCTATATGGAAACGAATGGTCCAGTTCTTGTGAAAGGAAATCTTCTTTCCTATATTCAACAAGACCATGTTAGTTTTATCATGAAAGATGATGTGCTTCGTAGTACGTTAACGTATTTAAAAGAACGAAATTTTATTTAA
- a CDS encoding ABC transporter permease, whose translation MYQKKFGRYHRSKLATIRSSIPCFTPFGRSLRTLAYHQDNEKLHRQFLEKQKKIKRKVRTYQLLIFILFVACWELASTSQFIDPLIFSSPSKVLALLIDKVTDGSLFSHLLITIIETIFGFLFGTILGTTMAATLWWFPTFSKVSDPYLVVLNAMPKVALGPIFIVVLGPGMISIIGMGMIISVVITTLVVYSSFKEVDENYIKMLKTFGARKRQIFTEAILPASFPTIISTLKVNVGLSWIGVIVGEFLVSNRGLGYLIIYGFQVFNFTLVLLALFIVALFATLMYQLVHWVERVIIKDRMLD comes from the coding sequence ATGTACCAGAAGAAATTCGGGCGTTACCACCGTTCCAAGCTCGCAACCATCCGAAGTTCCATACCATGTTTCACACCATTTGGAAGGAGCTTGAGAACATTGGCTTACCATCAGGATAATGAAAAACTACACCGACAATTTTTGGAAAAACAAAAGAAAATAAAACGAAAAGTTCGGACCTACCAATTACTCATTTTTATTTTGTTCGTTGCATGTTGGGAACTAGCGAGCACTTCCCAATTCATTGACCCATTAATTTTTAGCTCACCTAGCAAAGTACTCGCCCTACTGATTGATAAAGTGACAGATGGAAGCTTATTTTCCCATTTATTGATCACCATTATCGAGACTATTTTCGGCTTTCTTTTCGGAACGATTCTTGGAACAACGATGGCAGCGACGTTATGGTGGTTTCCGACCTTTTCAAAAGTATCCGATCCATATTTAGTCGTCCTTAACGCTATGCCGAAAGTCGCTCTTGGCCCTATCTTTATCGTCGTACTAGGGCCAGGCATGATATCCATTATCGGCATGGGCATGATCATTTCCGTCGTTATTACCACACTGGTAGTTTATAGCTCCTTTAAAGAAGTCGACGAGAATTATATCAAAATGCTAAAAACGTTTGGTGCAAGGAAACGTCAAATTTTTACTGAAGCGATCTTACCTGCTTCCTTCCCAACCATCATTTCGACATTAAAAGTCAATGTCGGTCTCTCGTGGATAGGAGTCATCGTTGGAGAATTTCTCGTCTCCAACCGTGGCTTAGGGTATTTAATTATATATGGATTTCAAGTATTTAATTTTACCCTTGTACTCCTTGCGTTATTTATAGTCGCCCTTTTTGCTACGTTAATGTATCAGCTTGTCCATTGGGTCGAACGGGTAATTATAAAAGATCGCATGTTGGATTAA
- a CDS encoding ABC transporter ATP-binding protein: MSFLILRNISHTYFTPTSITPALEDINLEIEKGEFVSLIGPSGCGKTTLLTIISGLLSPTRGEVLIENEPVNHLTNSIGYMLQQDYLLPWKTIKDNILIGLKLKNDLNVEKEQQAIQLLHHIGLEGVENMFPRQLSGGMRQRVALVRTLVVDPKIFLLDEPFSALDYQAKLKLEDLVADTLKSFQKTAVLVTHDIQEAIGMSDRVVLLSPRPGRIHQIFNVPEEIRALPPFQARNHPKFHTMFHTIWKELENIGLPSG; encoded by the coding sequence TTGAGCTTTTTAATACTTCGCAACATTTCTCACACGTATTTTACACCAACGTCTATTACACCAGCACTAGAAGACATCAATTTAGAAATTGAAAAAGGGGAGTTCGTTTCCCTCATCGGCCCAAGTGGATGCGGGAAAACGACCCTTTTGACGATCATTTCAGGATTATTATCCCCAACACGAGGAGAAGTTTTAATTGAAAATGAACCCGTTAATCACCTAACAAATTCGATTGGCTACATGCTTCAGCAAGACTATTTACTTCCGTGGAAAACGATTAAAGATAATATCTTAATTGGATTAAAACTTAAAAACGACTTAAACGTGGAAAAAGAACAACAAGCTATTCAATTACTTCACCATATCGGTCTTGAAGGTGTAGAAAACATGTTTCCACGCCAACTATCTGGAGGGATGCGACAACGAGTTGCTCTTGTTCGAACGCTTGTCGTTGACCCTAAAATTTTCCTGTTAGATGAACCATTCTCAGCTCTTGATTATCAAGCAAAGCTCAAATTGGAGGACCTAGTCGCTGATACGCTGAAGTCTTTTCAAAAAACGGCCGTACTTGTCACTCACGACATTCAAGAAGCGATTGGGATGAGTGATCGCGTCGTTCTTCTATCTCCTCGTCCTGGTAGAATTCATCAAATTTTCAATGTACCAGAAGAAATTCGGGCGTTACCACCGTTCCAAGCTCGCAACCATCCGAAGTTCCATACCATGTTTCACACCATTTGGAAGGAGCTTGAGAACATTGGCTTACCATCAGGATAA
- a CDS encoding ABC transporter substrate-binding protein yields MNKKKWFFFLFLIGTLTFGLSACKQDQELQTVRVAEVTRSIFYAPQYVAIEKGFFDDEGINIELTTTWGGDKTMTTLLSNGADVALVGSETTIYVYAQGASDPVINFAQLTQTDGSFLVTRKPIDNFTWDQLKGTTFLGQRKGGMPQMVGEFVLKQHGIDPQNDIHLIQNIEFANIANAFASGTGDFVQLFEPTASIFEKEGIGYIIASFGEESGHVPYTTYMAKQSLIQEDADLIEKFTRAIYRGQQWVETHYPKEIAQVIQPYFEDTSLDIIETVVERYQQQGSYATNPILDEEEWNHLQDIMEEASELPKRIPHSVLVNTEIAEKVVNE; encoded by the coding sequence ATGAACAAAAAAAAATGGTTCTTTTTCTTATTCCTTATCGGCACCCTAACATTTGGACTGAGTGCTTGTAAGCAAGACCAAGAGTTACAAACTGTCCGTGTTGCTGAAGTCACTCGTTCTATTTTTTATGCTCCCCAATATGTCGCCATTGAAAAAGGCTTTTTTGATGATGAAGGGATCAACATTGAGCTAACGACGACATGGGGAGGAGATAAAACAATGACGACTCTCCTCTCAAATGGAGCCGATGTCGCCCTCGTTGGATCGGAAACTACGATTTATGTGTATGCTCAAGGAGCAAGTGACCCGGTTATTAACTTTGCTCAATTAACACAAACGGATGGAAGTTTCCTCGTCACTAGGAAGCCAATAGACAATTTTACCTGGGATCAATTGAAAGGAACAACCTTCCTTGGACAACGAAAAGGCGGTATGCCGCAAATGGTTGGTGAATTTGTTTTAAAACAACACGGAATCGACCCACAAAACGACATACATTTAATTCAAAACATTGAGTTTGCCAATATCGCTAATGCTTTCGCATCAGGAACAGGAGATTTTGTCCAATTGTTCGAACCGACTGCATCGATTTTTGAAAAAGAAGGAATTGGTTATATCATTGCTTCTTTCGGTGAAGAATCTGGGCACGTTCCATATACAACGTATATGGCAAAACAAAGTTTGATTCAAGAAGATGCAGACTTAATTGAGAAATTTACACGAGCCATATATCGAGGGCAACAATGGGTGGAAACGCATTACCCTAAAGAAATTGCCCAAGTCATTCAACCATACTTTGAAGATACAAGTTTAGACATCATTGAAACGGTCGTGGAACGCTATCAACAGCAAGGCTCTTATGCAACAAATCCAATATTGGACGAAGAAGAGTGGAATCATCTTCAAGATATTATGGAGGAAGCATCTGAACTTCCAAAACGGATTCCTCATTCAGTGCTAGTGAACACGGAAATTGCCGAAAAAGTAGTCAATGAATAG
- a CDS encoding S9 family peptidase produces the protein MMLKDGQIISKHPFPSPHPNIRLFLVTYWSRGLKVKGLLAEPKDERSYDGFLYLRGGIKNVGKVRPARIIQFAAEGFIVFAPFYRGNQGGEGNEDFAGDDRHDAFSGYELLRQHPRVKEGCIHIFGFSRGGVMALLTGLEKKDAASLVTWGGVSNMVLTYEERKDLRRMMKRVIGGTPRKYPERYAWRTPLNQMNELHCPVLIIHGAKDENVSIQHAYELEEALKREGKCVETWYFPTFNHYFPPAVNRKVVKELCQWMKNQTLSWYDNSKNDEGEKKYGNAVGITNDNRYERSRNTN, from the coding sequence ATGATGTTGAAGGATGGACAAATCATTTCCAAACACCCGTTCCCATCCCCTCATCCGAATATACGGTTATTTCTAGTAACGTATTGGTCAAGGGGACTCAAAGTAAAAGGGTTGTTAGCCGAACCTAAAGATGAACGTTCTTACGATGGCTTTTTATATTTGCGAGGAGGGATAAAAAACGTTGGCAAAGTTCGGCCGGCTAGAATTATTCAATTCGCGGCGGAAGGGTTTATCGTGTTTGCCCCATTTTATCGAGGAAATCAAGGTGGAGAGGGGAACGAAGATTTTGCCGGCGATGATCGGCATGATGCGTTTTCCGGTTACGAATTATTACGTCAACATCCACGGGTTAAAGAAGGGTGCATTCATATCTTTGGTTTTTCGCGCGGGGGAGTGATGGCATTGCTAACCGGGCTTGAGAAAAAGGATGCTGCATCTTTAGTCACTTGGGGCGGTGTATCCAATATGGTTTTAACGTATGAAGAACGGAAAGATTTACGGCGAATGATGAAGCGAGTGATTGGGGGAACGCCACGGAAGTATCCTGAACGCTATGCTTGGCGAACGCCGTTAAATCAAATGAATGAGTTGCATTGTCCTGTTTTAATTATTCATGGGGCAAAAGATGAAAATGTCTCCATTCAACATGCCTATGAGTTAGAAGAAGCGTTGAAGCGCGAAGGAAAGTGCGTTGAAACGTGGTATTTTCCTACTTTTAATCACTATTTTCCACCTGCAGTCAATCGAAAAGTTGTAAAAGAATTATGTCAATGGATGAAAAATCAAACGCTTTCATGGTACGATAATAGCAAGAATGATGAAGGGGAGAAGAAGTATGGGAATGCCGTTGGAATTACAAACGATAATCGTTACGAACGGTCAAGAAACACGAATTGA
- a CDS encoding DUF2584 domain-containing protein, producing the protein MGMPLELQTIIVTNGQETRIDGEEKNLFRLEKEGYRLYPLDVPMDIRKTKESDSSGTAIIRRLQWESGKTVIYYELVSLNSTN; encoded by the coding sequence ATGGGAATGCCGTTGGAATTACAAACGATAATCGTTACGAACGGTCAAGAAACACGAATTGACGGAGAAGAAAAAAATTTGTTTCGATTAGAAAAAGAAGGATACCGGTTATACCCATTGGACGTACCGATGGATATTCGGAAAACGAAAGAAAGTGATTCAAGTGGAACGGCTATCATCCGCCGTTTGCAATGGGAAAGTGGAAAAACCGTTATTTATTATGAATTAGTCTCATTAAATTCCACAAATTAA